A region of the Synergistes jonesii genome:
ACGTCCTTCATCAGCTTGCCTCCGAGCGTCAGTATCTCGCCCGTCGGCAGCACGACCTCCAGCCCCAGCACGTAGCGCATCGTTACGCCGTACTTGACCGCATTGCCGCCCCCGGCGTTTTCGGCGACGTTGCCGCCTATGTGGCAAGAGAGCACGCTCATCGGATAGCCGGTATAGGCGAGCCCCTTCTCCGCCGCCGCGGCGTTTATTTCGCTCGTTATCACGCCGGGCTCCGTCACGACGGCCATATTCTCTTCGTCTATCTCTATTATGCGGTTGAGCCTCTCGTCCGATATCACGATGCCGCCGCGCAGCGCGAGGGCGCCGCCAGAGAGCCCCGTGCCGCCGCCGCGCGGCGTGACGGGAATCTTGTATTTGTTCGCGGTTTGCAAAATCTCCGACACTTCGCGGGCCGACGAGGGAGCGACGACGACGTCCGGCATGAAGCGCTCCTCCGGCCTGAGGGTCGTCGTCTCGTCGCGCGAACAGGCTTCGCGCTTCTCCTCCGTCGTCCAGACGTGGGAGGCGCCCGCTATCTCCGCGAGCTCCAAGATTATTTTTTCCGTTACCGCGCCGTAGCCCATGAAAAAGCCACCCTTCTTTTCATAGTTTAACATTTCGGCGTTTTCATCTGTTAGATTATATTATAATATTCGCAGTTTGAATTAGTGATTTTGCGAGGTCGTTGCCTTTATGAACGGATTTTTTGAAATATCGAAGCTCTCTCTGATCTTTCTCTGCTTTCTCGTCTTCGTCGCGGGCTTCGTAGACGCGTCGGCCGGAGGCGGAGGGCTCATTTCGCTTCCGGCGTACTTCTTCACGGGCATGCCGGCACACCTCGCGCTCGGCTGTAATAAATTTTCCGGCTTCTGCGGCGGCGTCTTTTCCGTAATGAAATTCTGGCGCGGCGGGGCCGTAAGGCTGCGCGCGGCCCTCGTGGCCGCGGCCGGCTCCTTCATCGGTTCCGTGGGCGGCTCGATGACCGCCCTCGTGCTGCCGGAGCACGTTATAAAGACGATGGTGCTGACCATTCTACCCTGCGCGGCGGCGATAATATTACTTAAGAGGGAGATGGGCGACGAGGACCGCTCGCGTTCGCTCGGGCGCGGCAAAGCCGACGCGCTTTCGCTGGCGATCGGGCTTCTGATAGGCTTTTACGACGGAGTCTTCGGCCCCGGCACAGGGACCTTCGCGATAATGGCCTTCTCCGCCCTGATGGGCTTCGACCTGAGGACGGCGTCGGGCAACGCGAAAATTTTAAATCTCGCCTCCAACGCCGCGTCGGCGATCACTTTCGCGGCCGCGGGAAATATTTTGTACGGCATCGCTCTTCCCGCCGCGCTCTGCGGCATAGCGGGGAATTTCGCCGGCGCCCATATGGCTCTGACGAAAGGCTCGAAGTTCATCCGCCCGATGATGCTCTGCGTGCTTGCGCTGCTGATGCTCAAAATCCTCTGGGACCTGCTGTCGTAGGACAAGAAACAGGCGCCGAAAGGAGCGCGGCGCTCCCCTTCGGCGCTTCGGCCAAAGAAAGATTTTTACAGGCTCTCGACGGCCTTTTTGATTCTCGCAAGCCCTTCTTCAACGTAATCGTAAGCGCGGCAGTAGGCGATGCGGATGTGCCCAGGCATCCCGAAGACTTCGCCGGGGACGGTCGAAACTCCGGCTTCCTCAAGCAGCCACGAGCAGAATTTAAAGCCGTCCATGCCGAGCGCCGCGATCTTCGGGAAGGCGTAGAACGCCCCGGCCGGCGTCGCGGCTTCGAAGCCTTTTATATCGTTCAGCCATCTGACTACCATATCGCGGCGGCGGCGGTACTCCGCTATCATCGCTTCGACGTCGGCGTCCGCGCCCGCGAAGGCCTCGACTACGCCGGCCTGAGCGAAGGAGTTGGCGCAGGTCGTAAGATTCTGGTGGCACTTGTTCACGTACGGGCGCATATCCTCGGGGGCAACGACCCAGCCGATGCGCCAGCCCGTCATCGACCACGTCTTCGACGCGGCCGAGATCGTGACTGTGCGCTCGGCCATGCCGGGCAGGCTCGCGATGCTGACGTGCCCGCCGTCGTAGACGAATTTTTCATAGCATTCGTCGGAGATTACCCAGATGTCTCTTTCTACGGCCACGGCGGCGATCTCTTCGAGATCCTCTTTAGTGAGCACGGCGCCGCTCGGGTTGTTGGGCGAATTTAAAAGGACGGCCGAGGTCTTCGGCGTGATCGCGGCGGCGATATCGTCGACACGGACACGGAAGCCGTTCTCCATCTTCGTAGGCACGGCGACGAGCTTCGCGTTCGATATCGCTATCTCGTCGGCGTAGGCCGAGAAGTAGGGGGCGGGGACGATGACCTCGTCCCCCGGCTCGAAGAGCGTCAGAAAGGAGGCTGTAAGGGCTTCCATCGCACCGTTCGTGATAACGACATTTTTATCGGCGTCGACGTCCATACCGTTCTCGCGGCGGTATTTCTCGGCGACCGCACAGCGAAGGTCGTAGGCCCCCGCCATGTCCGTGTAATGGACGTTGCCCTCTTCGATCGCCTTTATCGCCGCGTCCTTCGCGCACTTAGGCGAATCGAAATCCGGCCGGCCTATCTCCATATGGATTATGCTCCTCCCCTCCTCCTCCATCTCGCCGGCGCGCGTCAAAATCTCGCGTATGCCGCCAGACATCTTTATCGAAGCCATGCGGCCGTTGGGAAACTTTTTCTTTGTCGCCATCTATTTTTCCTCCTGTTCGGATATTGTTTCCGCTTCGCCGCTCACAAATATCAGAAAGCCGAGCGGCGGCAGCGTCATCTCCGCCGAATAATCCCTGCCGTGGAAGGGAACTTTTTCCGCCCGCACTCCGCCCATGTTGCCGCAGCCGGAGCCTCCGTAGATTTCCGCGTCGCTGTTCAGCGCCTCGCGCCAGAAGCCTCCGCGCGGCAGCCCGATTCTGTAGCCGACGCGCACGACCGGCGTAAAATTCGCGGCGGCGACGATAAGCTCCCCTTCGCTTTCGCCGCGGCGTATAAATGATACCACTCCGGAGTCTCTGTCGCTGCAGTCGATCCACTCGAAGCCCTCCGGCCGCTGGTCGAACCGCCACAACGCCGCGTGAGCTTTGTAAAAATTGTTTGCGTCGGAAAACCATTTGGCAATGCCCGCGTGGCGCGCGTCCCCGAGCTGCTGCCAGTCAAGCGCCCTGTCGTGGCACCATTCGCGGCTCTGCCCGAACTCGCCGCCCATGAAGAGCAGCTTTTTGCCCGGATGGCAGAGCATCCAGCCGAGCGCGAGGCGCAGATTAGCGGCCTTCTGCCATTCGTCGCCGGGCATCTTCTCGAAGAGGGAGCGCTTGCCGTAGACGACCTCGTCGTGCGAAAAGGGCAGCACGAAATTTTCCGAGTAGGCGTACCACATGCCGAACGTGAGCTTGTCGTGCGCATATTTTCTGTAGACGGGATCCTGCGAGATGTACGAGATAAAGTCGTTCATCCAGCCCATGTTCCATTTATAGCCGAAGCCCAAACCGCCGAGCCACACGGGCTTAGTGACGGCCGGCCACGACGTCGACTCCTCCGCGGTGACCGATATTCCTTCAAAATCTTCGTAAAGCGCGCTGTTGAGCTCGTGCAGGAAGTCTATCGCTTCGAGGTTTTCCTTGCCGCCGTATCTATTGGGCAGCCATTCGCCGCCGCGGCGCGAATAATCGAGATAGAGCATCGAAGCGACGGCGTCGACCCGTATGCCGTCGGCGTGATAGCGCTCCAGCCAGTAGTGGGCCGAGGATATCAGAAAGCAGCGCACCTCGCTGCGTCCGTAGTTGAATATAGCGCTCTTCCAGTCGGGATGGAAGCCGCGGCGGCCGTCCTCGTGCTCGTAGAGGGCCGTGCCGTCGAATCTGTAGAGCCCGAACGAATCCGTCGGGAAGTGCGACGGCACCCAGTCGAGAATCACGCCGACGCCGCGCCTGTGCAGCGCGTCGATGAGGCACATGAGCTCCTCGGGGCTTCCGTAGCGCGAAGTCGGCGCAAAATATCCCGTCGTCTGGTAGCCCCACGAGCCGTAAAAGGGATGCTCCATCACGGGCATGAATTCAACGTGAGTGAAGCCGTTCGCGGCGAGATAATCCGGCAGCTGTTCCGCCAACTCCCGCCACGATAAAAAAGAATCGTCCGCCCTTCTCCGCCACGAACCGGCGTGCATCTCGTATATCGACTGGGGCGCGTCGACCGAGTTCTTGGCGGCGCGCATCATCATCCATTCGGCGTCGCGCCACTCATACGAAGGAGAGGCGACGACGGAC
Encoded here:
- a CDS encoding sulfite exporter TauE/SafE family protein, encoding MNGFFEISKLSLIFLCFLVFVAGFVDASAGGGGLISLPAYFFTGMPAHLALGCNKFSGFCGGVFSVMKFWRGGAVRLRAALVAAAGSFIGSVGGSMTALVLPEHVIKTMVLTILPCAAAIILLKREMGDEDRSRSLGRGKADALSLAIGLLIGFYDGVFGPGTGTFAIMAFSALMGFDLRTASGNAKILNLASNAASAITFAAAGNILYGIALPAALCGIAGNFAGAHMALTKGSKFIRPMMLCVLALLMLKILWDLLS
- a CDS encoding pyridoxal phosphate-dependent aminotransferase, giving the protein MATKKKFPNGRMASIKMSGGIREILTRAGEMEEEGRSIIHMEIGRPDFDSPKCAKDAAIKAIEEGNVHYTDMAGAYDLRCAVAEKYRRENGMDVDADKNVVITNGAMEALTASFLTLFEPGDEVIVPAPYFSAYADEIAISNAKLVAVPTKMENGFRVRVDDIAAAITPKTSAVLLNSPNNPSGAVLTKEDLEEIAAVAVERDIWVISDECYEKFVYDGGHVSIASLPGMAERTVTISAASKTWSMTGWRIGWVVAPEDMRPYVNKCHQNLTTCANSFAQAGVVEAFAGADADVEAMIAEYRRRRDMVVRWLNDIKGFEAATPAGAFYAFPKIAALGMDGFKFCSWLLEEAGVSTVPGEVFGMPGHIRIAYCRAYDYVEEGLARIKKAVESL
- the glgB gene encoding 1,4-alpha-glucan branching protein GlgB, which codes for MTEKIIHGVSLAGEEDIYLFREGTHRRIYEFLGAHLAKHEGASGTLFAVWAPAAAAAFIMGDFNSWRRESHPLSPRWDSSGIWEGFVPNVAEGCRYKFVIRTASGDLIEKSDPLAFASEKMPATASVVASPSYEWRDAEWMMMRAAKNSVDAPQSIYEMHAGSWRRRADDSFLSWRELAEQLPDYLAANGFTHVEFMPVMEHPFYGSWGYQTTGYFAPTSRYGSPEELMCLIDALHRRGVGVILDWVPSHFPTDSFGLYRFDGTALYEHEDGRRGFHPDWKSAIFNYGRSEVRCFLISSAHYWLERYHADGIRVDAVASMLYLDYSRRGGEWLPNRYGGKENLEAIDFLHELNSALYEDFEGISVTAEESTSWPAVTKPVWLGGLGFGYKWNMGWMNDFISYISQDPVYRKYAHDKLTFGMWYAYSENFVLPFSHDEVVYGKRSLFEKMPGDEWQKAANLRLALGWMLCHPGKKLLFMGGEFGQSREWCHDRALDWQQLGDARHAGIAKWFSDANNFYKAHAALWRFDQRPEGFEWIDCSDRDSGVVSFIRRGESEGELIVAAANFTPVVRVGYRIGLPRGGFWREALNSDAEIYGGSGCGNMGGVRAEKVPFHGRDYSAEMTLPPLGFLIFVSGEAETISEQEEK